The nucleotide window AATTCTAAAATTCTAAAATTCTAAAATTCTAAAATTCTAAAATTCTAAAATTCTATCTGCGAGATTTTCCGCCAAAATACTGCACAGCAAAATTCCGCGCTTAAAATTGTAAAAATTTACGCAGTAAATTCTGTGTACTAAGCTTATCCCACATAAGAATTTTCGCGTTATAAGCTTGACGCTAAAATTCCTTGAGCTAAAACTAAAATCTGAAAAATTTTAAAATCCATGCAGCCGCTTGATCTCCGCGCTGATCGGCTTTTTCTGACCTGATTTGGTCACGCTTACGTAGGTTGCGATTGCGCTGGTTACGTGCAAGCACTCGCGAAATCCATCCTCGCCCAGCCGCAGCGCTGCGACCTCGATCTGCACGCGGATAGAGGTATTTCCCACGCTTAGGACTTTTGCGTAGCAGCTGATGACATCTCCGATAAATACGGGCTGCTTGAAAGTTACCTCCTGCATCGAGATCGTCACGACCCGCTCGGGTGCTATCTCGCGCGCCGCCGTCGCGCCCGCTAAATCGATCTGCGCTAGTATCCAGCCGCCGAAAATATTGCCCGAGCTATTCGTATCCTTAGGCAGCGCTACGACCTTGATGCGCGGCTCGCCGAAATCGTCTAAGTTTAAATCGCTCATTTTTACTCCTTAAATTTAAAAATCTCGCATTTTAACCGCGCAAATTTAACACTTTTTCGATACAATCGGCAAAAATCTATGCCGAAATTTTAAAATTTTAAGCGGATGCGAGGATGGAATTTTACTCTCGAAGCAGACACATTCCGCTCGTAAAAAGACGATAAAACGGCAAAAAGGATACGCGATGAACGATTTTGTAAAACTTAGCGAGATGGCGGCGAGCGCTAAGGCACGACTAAACGCCCTCTACGACGAGCCGCACGCCGAGCTGATCGCGCGCGGACTAGAAATTTGCGGCTTTGAGTCTGGCGATACCGCGCGCATCGCCGTGCTGCGCCGAATCGTCGATCTCAAAGAGGATCCACTGCTGCAAGAATTCCGCCGCTTGGGCTACGATGAGGCGCGGCAGCGCGAGCTAAAGAGTAAAATGTATGATTTCACGCGCGAAATACACGAAGGCATGCACGAAGCGCTCATCGCCGAGGCGGGCGCGCAGGGGATTTTGCAGCCGTTTTATCTGGAGCTTTTAAAGGGCATCCACCGCATCGGGCTCGTGCTAAGCGATATGCAAAAAAGCTGGCAAGCCCTGATCATCGAAAGCACGAACAAGCGCTGGGAAAAGGAATTTAGCTCGCTTGCGCAGGCGAAGGAATTTTTGCTGCAAGAGGAGCTGTTTATGCGCACGCCTCACGGCGAGATCTGCGAGCGCTGCTACGGCGCGATAGTGCAGCGTAACGGCAAATCCCAAATGGTACCTTATGCCGTGGTCTTTGCGGATGAGACGGCAAAGCTGCAAAGCGAATTTGGCGATCTTTTGGAGCGTTTGGTGACGCTTGCAGAAGATGAGAGCGAGCTAGCTTACGTCGCGTATCTATCCAAGCTCAAGCAGGCCTTTTGCGAGAGAGACACTAGCGCGGCAATCGGCGCGTGGCGGGATGCGGAGATCGCGTGGATGGATATAAAAACGCCACTTCAAATCGGGCATCCGCTTGAATACTACGAGGACGCCTACACGCACGCAGTCGCGCTAGAATGGGATGTCAGACTTGCAGGCGCGTATGAGTTCAGCGCGGAGGAATTTAAAGCGCGCGTAAGCGAGAGCTTTGAGCGCGCGTATGAAAAAATCGGTGCAAACAATGCCGTCATGCACTCGCTCGTGCTCTCAAACATCGCCAAAACCCAGCTTTACGTTTGCGCGCCGCTGATCTACTACGGCGCCGATCTCAACGGACTTTTTTCGGCACAGGTCGTGCCCAACGACGAATTCGTAAGCACCAACTGCGGCAAGAAAATTTTCGCCTTCGTAAATTTCGTCTATGAAAGCGCCAAGGCTAGACCTTTTATGCGGCTAAGCGGCGAAATTTTCGACCTTGAGTATTTAAATTTTGGACGCGAAATTTTATTTAAAAAGCCACAAATTTGGCGCCGCGTCTACGAAATATCGACGATCGGGCATGAGTTCGGGCATATATTTTTCATCGACGCGGACACCGAGGCGCGCATGAACCGCTCGGGGCTTTTTAAGCTCATCGAGGAGTACAAGGCGACCACCGGCGGGCTCGTGAACTTCTTTTTCCACGAAGAGGAGGAGTTTTGCCTACCGGTGCTGGACGAGCTGATCCGCCGCGCGGTGGGGCTCATCGCGTGGCAGCGAGTGGAGGAGCTCAAGCCCTACTACTGCGAAGCTCTGATACATCTGAGCTTGCTTTTCGCATCGGGCGTTTTGAAATTTGACGGCATGCGGCTGACGGTTAAATTTGACCGCGCAGGCTATGAGAGCTTCAAAGCCGCGTGCTTGCAAAACTACGAGGAGCTGGCGCGGCTTTATTGCGACAAAAAGGACGCGACGGAATTTTTATCGCGCTTTGCGGAGCTTAGCGGCGGCGTGTATCTGCCGTGCGAGGCGCAGGTGAGGGAGTTTGTGGAGTTTTACTACTCGCGCTACGAAGCGATCGGCAACAAAACGGACCCTAGCAATGAACGAGCAAAGTGGCTTTAAAATTTCAGCTCCGAACCGCGCCTTGAAACATAAGAAGCTAGTAAAATTTTGCCGTTAAATTTTCTTAAAATTCTGCTTTAAAATTTTATCGGAGCTTCAAAATACGACGTTAAAATAAAGCGCAGAAATTTAACTCAAATTTATGTGGCGAAAGCCGTAATTTAAATTTAACGCGGACGCAGTCCGCACCGCTAGCGTCGCGCAGCTGGGGGTTGGTAAGGGGGCGCCCCGCTAACTCCGAGCGCTGCCCCCTTACGAATATCGCGCATAATGCACCCAGACGCTAAGCTATATCCATGGAATTTTATAGAAACTTACAAAATAAAATTTCATCC belongs to uncultured Campylobacter sp. and includes:
- a CDS encoding acyl-CoA thioesterase, which codes for MSDLNLDDFGEPRIKVVALPKDTNSSGNIFGGWILAQIDLAGATAAREIAPERVVTISMQEVTFKQPVFIGDVISCYAKVLSVGNTSIRVQIEVAALRLGEDGFRECLHVTSAIATYVSVTKSGQKKPISAEIKRLHGF
- the ciaB gene encoding invasion protein CiaB — its product is MNDFVKLSEMAASAKARLNALYDEPHAELIARGLEICGFESGDTARIAVLRRIVDLKEDPLLQEFRRLGYDEARQRELKSKMYDFTREIHEGMHEALIAEAGAQGILQPFYLELLKGIHRIGLVLSDMQKSWQALIIESTNKRWEKEFSSLAQAKEFLLQEELFMRTPHGEICERCYGAIVQRNGKSQMVPYAVVFADETAKLQSEFGDLLERLVTLAEDESELAYVAYLSKLKQAFCERDTSAAIGAWRDAEIAWMDIKTPLQIGHPLEYYEDAYTHAVALEWDVRLAGAYEFSAEEFKARVSESFERAYEKIGANNAVMHSLVLSNIAKTQLYVCAPLIYYGADLNGLFSAQVVPNDEFVSTNCGKKIFAFVNFVYESAKARPFMRLSGEIFDLEYLNFGREILFKKPQIWRRVYEISTIGHEFGHIFFIDADTEARMNRSGLFKLIEEYKATTGGLVNFFFHEEEEFCLPVLDELIRRAVGLIAWQRVEELKPYYCEALIHLSLLFASGVLKFDGMRLTVKFDRAGYESFKAACLQNYEELARLYCDKKDATEFLSRFAELSGGVYLPCEAQVREFVEFYYSRYEAIGNKTDPSNERAKWL